The Leptospira mtsangambouensis genomic sequence TGCGATTCGAATCTAGAAAAAACGATCCACTCAAACGTTGGAAACTCACTGACGAAGATTGGCGTAACCGTGACAAATGGTCCCTCTATGAAGAAGCAGCCAACCAAATGTTTGCCAAAACCGACGCACCCAATGCTCCTTGGTTTTTGGTTCCAGCCAATGATAAATACTTCGCACGTGTGTTAGTTTTGGATACAGTTGTTAGGCGATTGCAGGAAGAGTTGGATTGAGGAAATCAAAAGAATTAAAGTTTCTGCTTGTTTTGGAACTTTCGATTGGATGCTGATTTTGTTTGAATCAAGTTTTTTTGAAAAGCCAATCGGATCAAGTTATGGTTTTCAAGATGAATTATAAATTTCTCAATTTGCATACAATATTCAAGATTGTGCAGTTTGTGTGAAATAAGGTTTTTGTTGTGAATCGGATTTCCCTTCAGAAAACAGGTTCAATTTAAAAATCTAAAAAAGATTAGTAAGGTTTAGTTTTACTCATTTAATTTCCTTGACAATAGTTTACTAGGAAACTATTGTCAGTTATGCCCAAAAAGTTGGATCTAGAACCAAGCCACTTAAAATCCCACTTGGGATACCATTTACGGGTTGTTTCCAACGCAGTTTCTCATACTTTTGCTCGGAAACTTGCCAATTTGGATGTGACTGTTGCTGAATGGGTGATTTTGCGGGAAATGTATTCTTACAAAACCACCACTTCGCCGAGCACCATCGCAGAAATCACCGGACTCAGCCGGGGGGCTGTTTCCAAACTCATCGACAGACTTTTAAACAAAGGCCTTGTGATTCGCGAAGAAGCAAGTGGAGACAGGCGTTACCAAGAAATCAATCTCACCCCAAAGGCCAAAAAACTAGTTCCTAAACTTTCAGAAATTGCAGATGAAAACGATTCTAGTTTTTTCTCTTTATTATCTGTGGCAGAGAAAGACCAACTTCGAAAGACTCTCTTAAAACTTGCCGAATTACATAAACTGAATTTAAACCCAATCGAATGAGGAGATTTCAATGACCAACCTAACATCAAAATTAATAGAAGCGCAACAATTTGCGATGTCCATTCGTCCGAAAGTCGGCGGTTTTCCAGTACTTGCGGAAGTACTTCGCAGTGCAGGTGTAAGAAGTAACCGTTGGTCATTGCCGGCATGCCAAGCTGTCTACCAAATGAAAGAAGGTTCTGTGGTCCAACAAGGAACTCCTCTTGTCAGTGGCGTTTTTGAGATTGCGAAATTTGATCGGGACGCTCTGATCACTGCACTTCGCACTGACCAGGAAGGTCGAAGTAGTTTCCCTGAATTTCTAAAATCAGCTTGGGAGGCAGGTGTGATTGGATACGATGTTGATTTCGCAAGTCGTAAGGTAGTTTATTATGGTGTCAACGGTGAAAGTTATCTTGAAGAATATCCTGCGGTGACAGTCGAGAGATAATGATATAAAAAGATATGGAGCTTAGAACAATAATTGTCGGCGGGGAGTTGTCGTTTCTAGTTCCTTAAGAACAACTTGAGATTCATATATTTCATTTTCACCGATAAGGCTTTTGTTTGATTTGAAACGTATAGGTTCTGTCCTCAGAATGGATTAGCACTTGTGAATAAAAACCTAAATCCAAAGAGCGAAACTTAGAACGAAATATGGAAGCTTCTTCATCAAAAATTTCTTTGCGGCAATCAGATACAAGGGACTTCCATTTTTCTTTGGAAACAGAATGGTATAAAAAACCATTGGCATTGGGGGGAATGGTTCGATTTTCCCAAAAGATTTCTTCTTGGAAACACAAAACCCCTTGTTTTGTTTTGATTCGAAATTCTGATTTCCACTTGGGGTTTGGAAATTGGATTTGGTTTTTTGTATTATTTTCGATGAATAAAAAATAACCTTGGAACTTTTCATCCTCTTC encodes the following:
- a CDS encoding DUF1398 domain-containing protein, which translates into the protein MTNLTSKLIEAQQFAMSIRPKVGGFPVLAEVLRSAGVRSNRWSLPACQAVYQMKEGSVVQQGTPLVSGVFEIAKFDRDALITALRTDQEGRSSFPEFLKSAWEAGVIGYDVDFASRKVVYYGVNGESYLEEYPAVTVER
- a CDS encoding MarR family winged helix-turn-helix transcriptional regulator, yielding MPKKLDLEPSHLKSHLGYHLRVVSNAVSHTFARKLANLDVTVAEWVILREMYSYKTTTSPSTIAEITGLSRGAVSKLIDRLLNKGLVIREEASGDRRYQEINLTPKAKKLVPKLSEIADENDSSFFSLLSVAEKDQLRKTLLKLAELHKLNLNPIE